Proteins found in one Streptococcus iniae genomic segment:
- a CDS encoding sensor histidine kinase gives MITGWKRENPLFYTPLFFMAFPILGLIYFDYPIWTLSITLLFLAAYLFLVHEKPSRLSHLIWLYMLGYIAYMTLFVNAGMIWFLFYLNSLFVYKFKDSLNSFRFWTYLVTELLMILSVFLLSNDISFRAMVLIAPFINSSMLIFMTNERQKVEAKEVLQEKNKSINLLLAENERNRIGQDLHDTLGHVFVMMSVKAELVQTLLERKDIEKAQKEVADLQAISQTAMSEVRQMVTNLKEHKINQELLIIQNIMELAGIELTIKGAKECNVLPDHLQTKISMILRELTNNLLKHSHADQCLLQFINEKDRFQLVYQDNGQGFLEPYHHDLHSIKDRLVLIKGNLSITSYKNPTQIDVTIPLKDI, from the coding sequence ATGATAACAGGTTGGAAACGAGAGAATCCTCTCTTTTATACTCCCTTATTTTTTATGGCATTCCCCATACTTGGACTCATCTATTTTGATTACCCTATTTGGACGCTCTCGATAACCTTACTTTTTCTGGCAGCTTATTTATTTTTAGTCCATGAAAAACCATCTCGATTAAGCCATCTTATCTGGTTATATATGCTAGGTTATATTGCTTACATGACTCTTTTTGTAAATGCTGGCATGATTTGGTTTTTGTTTTACCTCAATTCCTTATTTGTCTATAAATTTAAGGATTCTCTAAACAGTTTTCGGTTTTGGACTTACCTTGTAACAGAACTTTTGATGATTCTTAGTGTGTTTTTATTGTCAAATGATATTTCATTTCGTGCCATGGTTTTGATTGCCCCTTTCATTAATAGTTCCATGTTGATTTTTATGACAAATGAACGGCAAAAGGTAGAGGCAAAAGAAGTGCTTCAAGAAAAGAACAAGTCCATCAATTTACTGTTAGCTGAAAATGAAAGAAACCGAATTGGTCAAGATTTACACGATACTTTGGGGCATGTCTTTGTGATGATGTCGGTTAAAGCTGAATTGGTTCAAACCCTTTTAGAGAGAAAAGACATTGAAAAAGCACAAAAAGAAGTTGCTGATTTGCAAGCTATTTCTCAGACAGCAATGTCAGAAGTGCGTCAAATGGTTACTAATCTTAAAGAACATAAAATTAATCAGGAACTGCTTATTATTCAAAACATCATGGAACTAGCAGGAATTGAGCTAACAATTAAAGGGGCTAAAGAGTGTAATGTGCTTCCAGATCACCTTCAGACTAAAATCAGTATGATTTTAAGAGAACTAACCAATAATCTTCTCAAACATAGTCATGCAGACCAGTGTTTGTTGCAATTTATAAATGAAAAAGATAGATTTCAGCTGGTCTATCAGGATAATGGCCAAGGATTTTTGGAGCCTTACCATCATGACTTACATAGCATCAAAGACAGACTAGTTCTCATTAAAGGTAATTTAAGCATTACCTCCTATAAAAATCCCACTCAAATTGACGTAACCATTCCCTTAAAGGACATCTAA
- a CDS encoding response regulator transcription factor, with product MKLLVAEDQSMLRDALCQLLSFQDEVTQVFSAENGQKAIQLLSKEVIDVAILDIEMPEQSGLDVLEWIRENQDIKVIIVTTFKRKGYFQRALKAHVDGYVLKDRSISELMKTINLVLEGHKEYSPELIEEVAFSSNPLSLREQEILKEVATGSSNQEIAETLFLSHGTVRNYMSSILIKLSASNRTDAVRIARDQGWL from the coding sequence ATGAAACTATTAGTCGCAGAAGACCAATCAATGCTTAGAGATGCTTTATGTCAGCTTTTGTCTTTTCAAGATGAGGTGACCCAGGTATTCTCAGCGGAAAATGGGCAAAAAGCAATTCAACTCCTTTCAAAAGAAGTTATCGATGTCGCCATTTTAGACATTGAGATGCCAGAGCAATCAGGACTTGATGTGTTAGAATGGATTCGAGAAAATCAAGACATTAAAGTCATCATCGTGACAACTTTCAAACGAAAAGGTTATTTTCAACGGGCCTTAAAAGCTCATGTTGATGGGTATGTCTTGAAAGATCGCTCTATTTCCGAACTCATGAAAACAATCAATTTAGTCTTGGAAGGGCATAAAGAATATTCTCCCGAACTTATTGAAGAAGTGGCTTTTTCTTCCAATCCACTAAGTTTAAGAGAGCAAGAGATTCTTAAAGAGGTAGCCACGGGTTCTAGCAACCAAGAAATAGCAGAAACCCTTTTTCTATCTCATGGAACAGTGAGAAACTACATGTCCTCAATTCTGATTAAATTATCAGCTAGCAATCGAACGGATGCCGTCAGAATAGCACGTGACCAAGGGTGGTTATAA
- a CDS encoding MerR family transcriptional regulator, with translation MVEDSLFSIGRAANMSGVSAKTLRYYESLGLIHPKYVSKENGYRFYDKETLLLIPIIKYYQQVGLNLKRIKELISLTGCSNHYKYLKKRKSEIQAERERLLISLASIDDWIQLIIEGEMCLQNDLHSEAMAVSHIVSVKYYAEESSYCSIEQPYYYSYKESIINLDWIKYLEDNQLEVSGPVILKYDSHEQKVKGQTEKATILQHCFPESSDFSNFGGFMALSCYHIGALDSVNETYQKIRDYAAAHNYTLKEECFERHVIDYWVTQNLDEFVTEIIIPIVTKDEITRSDW, from the coding sequence ATGGTAGAAGACAGCTTATTTTCTATAGGACGAGCGGCAAACATGAGTGGTGTATCTGCAAAAACACTGCGTTATTATGAAAGTTTAGGACTGATTCATCCTAAATATGTTTCTAAAGAAAATGGTTATCGTTTTTACGATAAAGAAACCTTATTATTGATACCAATTATTAAATATTATCAGCAAGTTGGTTTAAATTTAAAAAGGATTAAGGAATTGATTTCCTTAACAGGCTGTTCCAATCATTATAAGTATTTGAAAAAACGCAAATCAGAAATTCAAGCAGAAAGAGAAAGGTTACTCATTTCCTTGGCTTCAATTGATGATTGGATTCAACTCATTATTGAAGGGGAAATGTGTTTGCAAAATGATCTGCATTCAGAAGCAATGGCTGTCAGTCACATTGTTAGTGTCAAGTATTATGCAGAAGAATCCAGTTACTGTTCAATTGAGCAGCCTTATTATTACAGTTATAAGGAGTCTATCATTAATCTTGATTGGATTAAATATTTAGAAGACAATCAGTTGGAAGTTTCTGGGCCAGTTATCTTAAAATATGATTCACACGAGCAAAAAGTCAAGGGGCAGACGGAAAAAGCAACTATTTTACAGCATTGTTTTCCAGAGTCCTCTGATTTTTCAAATTTTGGTGGCTTCATGGCCTTGTCTTGCTATCACATTGGGGCCTTGGATTCTGTTAATGAGACTTATCAAAAAATCAGAGATTACGCTGCTGCCCACAATTACACTTTAAAAGAAGAATGTTTTGAACGTCATGTTATTGATTACTGGGTGACCCAAAATCTGGATGAGTTTGTTACAGAAATCATCATTCCCATTGTTACAAAAGATGAGATAACAAGAAGTGATTGGTGA
- the eutM gene encoding ethanolamine utilization microcompartment protein EutM has translation MNSEALGMIETKGLVSSIEAADAMVKAANVTLIGKELVGGGLVTVLVRGDVGAVKAATDAGAAAAQRIGELVSVHVIPRPHGEVEMILPTK, from the coding sequence ATGAATTCCGAAGCATTAGGAATGATTGAAACAAAAGGATTGGTTAGCTCAATTGAGGCAGCAGATGCCATGGTAAAAGCTGCAAATGTGACTTTGATTGGCAAAGAGTTAGTTGGTGGAGGGCTTGTTACAGTTCTTGTCCGAGGGGATGTCGGTGCTGTTAAAGCAGCCACAGATGCAGGTGCCGCTGCGGCACAACGGATTGGAGAATTGGTTTCAGTTCATGTTATTCCACGTCCACATGGTGAAGTGGAAATGATTTTACCGACTAAATAA
- a CDS encoding BMC domain-containing protein has protein sequence MRYHGGQALGLVETVGLVPALEACDKMLKASNVKLVSYENVGSTLVTIMVVGDVAAVEASVEAGAQAAAAIGKLTSHNVMPRPIPSVGDIVSVHDIDNE, from the coding sequence ATGAGATATCATGGAGGACAAGCTTTAGGACTTGTTGAGACTGTTGGTCTAGTCCCGGCTTTAGAAGCTTGTGACAAAATGTTAAAAGCCAGCAATGTTAAACTGGTCTCTTACGAAAATGTCGGATCAACCTTAGTGACAATTATGGTTGTTGGAGATGTTGCTGCTGTTGAAGCTTCTGTTGAAGCAGGGGCACAAGCAGCAGCTGCAATAGGAAAATTAACCTCTCATAATGTGATGCCAAGACCCATTCCCTCTGTTGGGGATATTGTTTCCGTGCATGATATTGATAATGAATAA
- a CDS encoding BMC domain-containing protein produces the protein MERYQAIGAIETFGLVYILEAADAMVKASEVDVIGYENTASGYISVIVQGETEACKTAVAAGVKAVEKMGTEVYSHVVIPGPHEDLRKIIDRYSLSLLLPEESQE, from the coding sequence GTGGAAAGATATCAAGCAATTGGTGCCATTGAAACATTTGGATTGGTCTATATCCTAGAAGCAGCAGATGCAATGGTAAAAGCTTCAGAAGTTGATGTTATTGGTTATGAGAATACCGCTTCAGGTTATATTTCTGTGATTGTTCAAGGAGAAACAGAAGCTTGTAAAACGGCTGTTGCAGCAGGTGTTAAAGCTGTTGAAAAAATGGGAACAGAAGTTTACAGCCATGTAGTTATTCCTGGCCCCCATGAAGACTTAAGAAAAATTATTGACCGTTATTCATTATCCTTACTTTTACCAGAAGAGAGTCAAGAATAA
- a CDS encoding aldehyde dehydrogenase family protein, with protein MRYIDKDLDSIQETRNLLLNAKSSFLQLQSLNQSDLDTYSKSFISQLSSQADALIHAFTIGNDYGVEKDEGFLCHTFLQRFSDTFQNESYVGIVAGDADDKVIEIGVPLGVVAVLLPSHPSFSLVVNLILIAIKSGNAMILVANKQSKLATLTGIKELIALNDESGYLNGAISLAEIVSDAGISELLASDKLDLLVNIGCPEYISKEFKSNTPCIFGGESSGPVFIERSADIEQAVRDVIYSRSFHNGILPGAEQFLVTENIIAQPLKASLTANGAYLLTTDERRKLITFLKVSEKNISNNYMGKSAKWIAKMAGISVPESTKVLVCVQDYLTEEDYFSQKLLCPIIVVYLEPDWTLACSKCMSLLSELRMGHTLTIHSTNWQVIREFAMVKAVGRIVVNAPTSCAATGLTSSFPPSLILGGITTGRGYSSENMTPKHWTYTRRVGFKLEK; from the coding sequence ATGAGATATATTGACAAAGATTTAGATTCCATTCAAGAAACCAGAAATCTCCTCCTCAATGCGAAATCTTCTTTTCTTCAATTGCAAAGCCTTAATCAAAGTGATTTAGATACTTATAGTAAAAGCTTCATTAGCCAATTGAGCAGTCAGGCTGACGCTTTGATCCATGCTTTTACAATTGGGAATGATTATGGTGTTGAAAAGGACGAAGGTTTTCTTTGTCATACCTTTCTTCAACGTTTTAGTGACACCTTCCAAAACGAAAGCTATGTTGGTATTGTAGCTGGGGATGCAGATGACAAAGTGATTGAAATCGGTGTTCCATTAGGTGTGGTGGCGGTTTTGTTGCCAAGTCATCCAAGTTTTAGCCTAGTTGTGAATTTGATTTTAATAGCGATAAAATCAGGAAACGCCATGATTTTGGTAGCTAATAAACAGTCAAAACTTGCAACTTTAACAGGTATTAAAGAGCTTATTGCGCTAAACGATGAAAGCGGTTACTTAAATGGTGCTATAAGTTTGGCAGAAATTGTTAGTGACGCTGGGATTTCTGAACTTTTAGCTAGTGATAAATTAGACTTACTTGTCAATATTGGATGTCCAGAATACATTTCTAAAGAGTTTAAGAGCAATACCCCTTGTATCTTTGGAGGCGAATCTTCTGGGCCAGTCTTTATTGAAAGAAGTGCAGATATTGAGCAAGCTGTTAGGGATGTTATTTACTCCAGAAGTTTTCACAATGGGATTTTACCAGGAGCAGAACAGTTTCTTGTGACGGAAAATATTATCGCGCAGCCACTAAAAGCTAGCCTTACAGCTAATGGTGCTTACCTCCTCACAACAGATGAAAGGCGCAAGCTGATTACTTTTTTAAAAGTATCAGAAAAAAACATTAGCAATAATTACATGGGCAAGTCAGCTAAATGGATTGCCAAGATGGCTGGTATTTCAGTGCCAGAAAGCACAAAAGTGTTGGTTTGTGTTCAAGATTATTTGACAGAAGAAGACTATTTTAGTCAAAAATTACTGTGTCCGATTATTGTGGTTTATTTGGAACCAGATTGGACCTTGGCTTGTAGCAAGTGTATGTCTTTATTGTCAGAACTTAGAATGGGGCACACCTTGACCATTCACTCCACTAACTGGCAGGTGATTCGAGAATTTGCCATGGTCAAGGCAGTTGGCCGTATTGTTGTTAATGCTCCAACGTCTTGCGCGGCAACAGGACTGACGTCAAGTTTTCCACCGTCTTTAATTTTAGGAGGGATTACGACAGGACGTGGTTATAGTTCAGAAAATATGACTCCCAAACATTGGACTTACACTAGGCGAGTTGGTTTCAAACTAGAGAAATAA
- the cutC gene encoding choline trimethylamine-lyase: MDMKEFTAKLEEATKQLSDAERASLEKLFQSVSGDITKADDTQKESPLIAAEGTEVPDGITPRLNALKKQYLEAKPTISLIRAINLTKISKENEGLPKAVLRGTAFKEFCKIAPLIIQDNELLVGAPNGGARFGAFSPDISWRWLRDELDTVSTRPQDPYALSEEDKKILVDEIFPYWTGKSVDEACESQYREAGAWELSGESFVSDCSYHATSGGGDSNPGYDVIAMTKGMLDVKAQAQEHLADLDYGNPDDLEKIYFYKAQILTAEGVMIYAQRMSDYAAQLAAKESNPKRKAELEAISRVNANVPAHKPETFWEAMQYVVTIQNLLLCEENQTGLSIGRVDQYMYPLYKRDIEAGRMTPYQAFELSGAMFIKMSEMMWLTSEGSSQFFAGYQPFVNMCVGGVTRDGRDATNDLTYLLMDAVRHVKVYQPTLATRVHNKSPRDYLKKIVEVVRAGIGFPACHFDDTHIKMMLAKGVSMEDARDYCLMGCVEPQKSGRLYQWTSTAYTQWPILIETTLNHGIPLWYGKPVTPDMGSLDHYKTFEAFETAVKETIKYVTKWTSVMTVISQRVQRELAPVPLMSIMYEGTMENGRDVKAGGAMYNFGPGVVWSGLANYADSMAAIKKLVFEDKKYSLEELNKALVADFEGYDQVRADCLSVPKYGNDDDYVDYFTSDIIAFTEAEHRKYKTLYSVLSHGTLSISNNTPLGQITAASASGRRAWTPLSDGISPDHGMDTKGPTAIIKSVSKMANENMNIGLVHNFKIMAGLLDTPQGEESLITLLRTASILGNGEMQFNYLDNNTLIDAQKHPEKYRDLIVRVAGYSAFFVELCKDVQDEIIARTVLTRI; encoded by the coding sequence ATGGATATGAAAGAATTTACAGCTAAGTTGGAAGAAGCAACGAAGCAATTAAGTGATGCTGAACGTGCCTCACTAGAAAAATTATTCCAAAGTGTATCAGGCGATATTACTAAAGCTGATGACACTCAAAAAGAAAGTCCTCTGATTGCAGCAGAAGGAACTGAAGTGCCAGACGGCATTACCCCACGTTTGAATGCTTTGAAAAAACAATATTTGGAAGCCAAACCAACCATTTCATTGATTAGAGCAATTAACTTAACAAAGATTTCTAAAGAAAATGAAGGCCTGCCAAAAGCTGTTTTACGTGGGACCGCTTTTAAAGAATTTTGTAAAATTGCGCCATTGATTATTCAAGATAATGAATTGCTTGTTGGGGCACCAAATGGTGGTGCACGCTTTGGTGCTTTCTCACCGGACATTTCTTGGCGTTGGTTACGTGATGAGCTTGATACTGTATCAACTCGTCCACAAGACCCATATGCCTTATCTGAAGAAGATAAGAAAATTTTAGTCGATGAAATCTTCCCATATTGGACTGGTAAATCTGTTGATGAAGCTTGTGAATCACAATACCGTGAAGCAGGTGCATGGGAATTATCAGGTGAATCCTTTGTTTCTGACTGTTCATACCATGCAACATCAGGTGGTGGTGACTCAAACCCAGGTTATGATGTCATTGCTATGACTAAAGGGATGCTAGATGTTAAAGCACAAGCACAAGAACACTTGGCTGACCTTGATTATGGTAACCCAGATGATTTAGAGAAAATTTACTTCTATAAAGCACAAATTTTAACTGCTGAAGGGGTTATGATTTATGCTCAAAGAATGTCTGACTATGCCGCACAACTTGCCGCTAAAGAAAGCAATCCAAAACGTAAAGCAGAATTAGAAGCTATTTCTCGAGTTAATGCTAATGTGCCTGCTCATAAACCAGAAACCTTCTGGGAAGCTATGCAATATGTTGTGACCATTCAAAACTTGCTTCTTTGTGAAGAAAACCAAACGGGTCTTTCAATTGGACGTGTTGACCAATACATGTACCCACTTTATAAAAGAGATATTGAAGCTGGCCGCATGACACCCTACCAAGCTTTTGAATTGTCAGGTGCTATGTTCATTAAGATGTCAGAAATGATGTGGTTGACCTCTGAAGGCTCATCTCAATTCTTCGCCGGTTACCAACCATTTGTCAACATGTGTGTTGGTGGTGTTACTCGTGATGGTCGTGATGCTACCAATGACTTAACTTATCTTTTGATGGATGCTGTTCGTCACGTCAAAGTATACCAACCAACCCTTGCAACCCGTGTTCACAATAAATCTCCGCGTGACTACTTGAAGAAAATTGTTGAGGTTGTTCGTGCAGGTATTGGATTCCCAGCTTGTCACTTTGATGACACTCACATCAAGATGATGTTAGCTAAAGGTGTGTCAATGGAAGATGCCCGTGATTACTGTTTGATGGGCTGTGTTGAACCTCAAAAATCAGGTCGCCTTTACCAATGGACATCAACAGCTTACACACAATGGCCAATCTTAATTGAAACAACCTTGAATCATGGTATTCCCCTTTGGTATGGAAAACCAGTTACCCCAGACATGGGATCACTTGATCACTATAAAACATTTGAAGCGTTTGAAACAGCTGTTAAAGAAACCATTAAGTATGTCACTAAATGGACATCTGTAATGACTGTTATTTCGCAACGTGTTCAACGGGAATTGGCACCAGTACCGTTGATGTCAATCATGTATGAAGGCACTATGGAAAATGGACGTGATGTTAAAGCTGGTGGGGCAATGTATAACTTTGGTCCAGGTGTTGTTTGGTCAGGACTTGCGAACTATGCAGACTCAATGGCTGCCATTAAAAAATTAGTTTTTGAAGATAAAAAATACAGTCTTGAAGAATTAAACAAAGCTTTAGTCGCAGACTTTGAAGGTTATGATCAGGTTCGTGCTGATTGCTTGTCGGTTCCTAAGTATGGGAATGACGATGACTATGTTGATTACTTCACGTCAGACATCATTGCCTTCACAGAAGCTGAACACCGTAAATACAAGACTTTGTATTCTGTCTTAAGTCATGGAACCTTGTCTATTTCAAACAACACACCATTAGGGCAAATCACAGCGGCATCAGCATCAGGTCGTCGTGCGTGGACACCATTATCAGATGGGATTTCACCAGATCATGGTATGGATACCAAAGGACCAACAGCAATTATTAAATCTGTTTCTAAGATGGCCAATGAAAACATGAATATTGGTCTTGTTCACAACTTTAAGATTATGGCTGGTTTACTTGATACACCTCAAGGAGAAGAAAGTTTAATCACCCTTCTTAGAACAGCAAGTATTCTTGGTAATGGTGAGATGCAATTTAACTATCTTGACAACAATACCTTGATTGACGCTCAAAAACATCCTGAAAAATACCGTGACTTAATTGTCCGTGTTGCAGGATACAGTGCCTTCTTTGTTGAATTGTGCAAAGATGTTCAAGATGAAATTATTGCAAGAACAGTTTTAACCAGAATTTAA
- the cutD gene encoding choline TMA-lyase-activating enzyme produces MVVTTHKHETRINVFNVQKYNLYDGPGIRTIVFFKGCPMRCKWCANPEGLAFGTNMMYKETLCKPYNSCAQTCPLGKVCFDYTDKEHPIDIRNYQKKLPSQEDIKGCPEGALSIAGQSKTISELMAIIHEDDAFYDMSGGGVTLSGGECLAQPEGAIALLQACKQDGLNTAVETAGHVPNKVVMAVAEYTDLFLFDMKHMDSKRHNELTGVGNERILANLKYIIEAGYQVKIRMPMLKEINDSEEEIKSVIEFLLPYKNYPNFQGIDLLPYHKLGVNKYNQLGLEYKIKGDPSLSQYDLDRIESYILSYDFPVTVVKH; encoded by the coding sequence GTGGTGGTAACAACACATAAACATGAAACGCGAATTAATGTCTTCAATGTTCAAAAATACAACCTCTATGATGGTCCAGGAATCCGCACCATCGTCTTCTTTAAGGGGTGTCCGATGCGGTGTAAGTGGTGTGCCAATCCAGAAGGATTGGCATTTGGGACAAACATGATGTATAAAGAGACTCTGTGTAAACCCTATAATTCATGTGCGCAGACCTGTCCTCTTGGCAAAGTTTGCTTTGATTACACAGATAAAGAACATCCCATTGATATTAGGAATTACCAGAAAAAACTACCAAGCCAAGAGGATATTAAGGGCTGTCCAGAAGGTGCCTTAAGCATTGCCGGTCAGTCAAAAACCATCTCAGAACTCATGGCCATTATTCATGAAGACGATGCCTTTTATGACATGTCAGGTGGTGGTGTTACCTTGTCAGGTGGGGAATGTCTGGCACAACCTGAGGGTGCAATTGCTCTTTTACAAGCCTGTAAGCAAGATGGTTTGAACACAGCTGTTGAAACAGCTGGTCATGTGCCTAATAAGGTTGTTATGGCAGTTGCTGAATATACCGATTTATTCTTATTTGACATGAAGCACATGGATTCAAAACGACACAATGAACTTACAGGTGTTGGAAATGAACGGATTTTAGCAAATTTAAAATACATTATTGAAGCAGGATATCAGGTTAAAATCAGAATGCCGATGCTAAAAGAGATTAACGACAGTGAAGAAGAGATTAAATCAGTTATTGAGTTTTTGCTTCCTTACAAAAATTATCCCAATTTTCAAGGGATTGATTTGTTGCCCTATCACAAATTAGGGGTCAATAAGTACAATCAATTAGGCTTGGAATATAAGATAAAAGGAGACCCTTCGTTAAGTCAATATGATTTAGATCGGATTGAAAGTTATATATTATCTTATGATTTTCCAGTAACTGTTGTGAAGCACTGA
- a CDS encoding BMC domain-containing protein — MVFEEMGKIDRIIQESVPGKQITLAHCIAAPIDAVYDSLGVSKQGAIGILALTPYETAIIAADIAGKAADVDICFVDRFTGSLMFSGDVQSVETSLESILDYFKEKLGFSTVSLTRS; from the coding sequence ATGGTGTTTGAAGAAATGGGAAAAATAGATCGAATCATTCAAGAATCGGTACCAGGAAAACAAATTACCCTTGCTCATTGCATTGCAGCTCCAATTGATGCTGTTTATGACAGTTTAGGAGTTTCAAAACAAGGTGCTATTGGTATTTTGGCCTTAACACCTTATGAAACTGCTATTATAGCAGCAGATATTGCAGGTAAAGCAGCAGATGTTGATATTTGTTTTGTTGATCGCTTTACAGGTTCTCTCATGTTTAGCGGCGATGTTCAGAGTGTTGAAACCTCTTTAGAAAGTATCTTAGATTATTTCAAGGAAAAATTAGGATTTTCAACAGTTTCCCTAACACGATCATGA
- a CDS encoding EutP/PduV family microcompartment system protein, which yields MKKRILVIGPEDDEKRKLLAMIEKSHSLKQVNSIVYHDHTIDVPSSYLRSPWMTRHIIACQQNAYCVLMLLNENREFRVYSPNFARAFRVPSIGLILRSEANDLAQREDCHRELEEASLDEIYEIVIDAQEDCQRLVDKIKLLREGKQ from the coding sequence ATGAAAAAAAGAATCCTTGTTATTGGTCCAGAGGACGATGAGAAAAGAAAACTTCTTGCAATGATTGAGAAGAGTCATTCTTTGAAGCAAGTAAACTCAATTGTTTATCATGACCACACCATTGATGTTCCAAGTTCTTATTTAAGAAGTCCTTGGATGACACGTCACATTATTGCCTGTCAGCAAAATGCTTACTGCGTTTTAATGTTACTGAATGAAAATCGTGAATTTAGGGTTTATTCTCCCAATTTTGCCAGAGCATTTCGAGTGCCAAGTATTGGACTAATCTTACGCAGTGAAGCTAATGACTTGGCTCAACGAGAGGACTGTCATAGAGAATTGGAAGAAGCTAGTCTTGATGAGATTTATGAGATTGTAATAGACGCTCAAGAAGATTGTCAGAGATTAGTCGATAAAATCAAATTATTAAGAGAAGGTAAACAATGA
- a CDS encoding 1-propanol dehydrogenase PduQ produces the protein MKVQEFKVGPKFIFGNGSIKEISKLPIKKAYVICDPFMEKNHMVDEVLKNLKAAGAETMVFSKVVPDPTVQVVSQGVAEIKAFKPDTVIALGGGSAMDSAKAVIRVYTESEKVDKPRLIAIPTTSGSGSENTAFAVISDPTYNEKIALVDSSMVPDIAILDNTFTMSVPKAVTADAGMDVLTHCLEAYVSNQASDFSDACAEKGIALTWKYLPVTYKYGEDKLAREKMHNASSIAGIAFNNAGLGICHSLSHAIGAFFHVPHGRINAFLLPHVIAFNASVNESHETEVTKRYAQVAEILNLQRSTAKQSVMALMAAIKRMSQAFGIPNTLEDLGIDRAAFEKMIPEMAKRVMADACTPTNPRPVTLKDIETIYRGL, from the coding sequence ATGAAAGTGCAAGAATTTAAGGTAGGGCCTAAGTTTATATTTGGTAATGGGTCCATAAAAGAAATTTCAAAGTTACCCATAAAAAAAGCTTATGTCATTTGCGATCCCTTTATGGAAAAAAACCATATGGTTGATGAAGTTTTAAAAAACTTGAAAGCAGCTGGAGCAGAAACCATGGTCTTTTCAAAAGTTGTTCCAGACCCAACTGTTCAAGTGGTTTCGCAAGGAGTAGCAGAAATTAAAGCCTTTAAACCTGATACAGTCATTGCGTTAGGTGGTGGTTCAGCCATGGACTCAGCTAAGGCTGTTATAAGGGTTTATACGGAGTCAGAAAAGGTTGACAAGCCAAGGTTAATTGCCATACCAACAACAAGTGGGTCAGGGAGTGAAAATACTGCTTTTGCCGTTATTTCAGACCCAACCTATAATGAAAAAATTGCCTTGGTAGATTCATCAATGGTTCCAGATATTGCTATTTTAGACAATACCTTTACCATGAGTGTTCCCAAAGCAGTAACAGCAGATGCCGGAATGGATGTCTTAACACACTGTTTAGAAGCCTATGTTTCAAATCAAGCGAGTGATTTTTCAGATGCTTGTGCTGAAAAAGGAATTGCTCTAACTTGGAAATACTTACCAGTAACTTACAAATATGGTGAGGATAAGCTGGCGCGTGAAAAGATGCATAATGCCTCATCGATTGCAGGAATTGCCTTTAACAATGCTGGTTTAGGTATTTGCCATAGCTTATCACATGCTATTGGTGCTTTCTTCCATGTTCCTCATGGTAGAATTAATGCCTTTTTGTTACCGCATGTCATTGCTTTTAATGCGTCAGTTAATGAATCCCATGAAACTGAAGTGACAAAACGTTATGCCCAAGTGGCTGAGATTTTAAATTTACAAAGATCAACTGCTAAACAAAGTGTCATGGCTCTAATGGCAGCTATTAAACGGATGTCACAAGCTTTTGGCATACCAAATACTCTTGAAGACTTAGGGATTGATCGAGCAGCGTTTGAAAAAATGATTCCAGAAATGGCAAAGCGTGTTATGGCAGATGCTTGTACACCAACAAATCCTCGCCCGGTAACTCTTAAAGATATTGAGACCATTTACCGAGGCTTGTAG